The genomic DNA TTTTTATGTGGTTTATTTTCTGTTATTTTGTTTTTTAAAGGTCTATTGTTGTTCCTTTACTCGGTCAGGCTCGGATGGCGTACTTTTCCCTTGTTTCTCCTGTTGATTTTGCAAGTCATTTTCTCGATCCTGAGGGAGATTTTTATCATTCTTTCGTATTGGATCAGGTTCCTTCTTATTGATTTGACCAGGGACTTCAGGAATCAATCTGCCGGTAATGGCCGCCAATTCTTCTAAGATTCCAGCCACCGGTTTCCCTTCGCCGATTTGTCTGCCCATTTCTCTTATACGTGAGAATAAATCCGGATCTGCTGTGATTGCTGCATTGGCTCCATAAGGATCATTCTGTAAGGCTTCTGCAACGCTATATTTTACTGACCCGACTCTTGAGCGATCTAGGTTATCATCAACATCTATCCCGACAATCGCATATTTGCCGAAGACGACTGCGGTCGCATCTTTGACATCAGGTACTTTCGTTGCTAGATCGACAAGCCTTTTTGAAATTTGACGTGAGCTCTTCCGTTCTTCTTGGTTATATTCAACGCTTTGTCTGACTTCGATCGGTTTTGTATCATCAGCGATTGTTTCATCTTGAGGCTCATTCTGACAAGAAATAAGGATCATGAAGAAAGACAAAATGATTAAACGAGGAAGTTTCCGCAAGGTTTTTCATCCTTTCATGAAAATCAGATTACGGTTATTCTTCGTTCAATCTTCTAACTTTATACAACCAGGCATACAATAATGTGCGAGGAAATACCGAACAAAAGCTGCCCCAATGACTTTTTCATCAGGCCAGCTTTTGTGTCAATTAAATTTATCTGATTTCGAGCCGTACAATATGTCGGATTGGTTCCTTTCGATTCGAGCCATCCCCATA from Pseudalkalibacillus sp. SCS-8 includes the following:
- a CDS encoding YhcN/YlaJ family sporulation lipoprotein, translating into MILISCQNEPQDETIADDTKPIEVRQSVEYNQEERKSSRQISKRLVDLATKVPDVKDATAVVFGKYAIVGIDVDDNLDRSRVGSVKYSVAEALQNDPYGANAAITADPDLFSRIREMGRQIGEGKPVAGILEELAAITGRLIPEVPGQINKKEPDPIRKNDKNLPQDRENDLQNQQEKQGKSTPSEPDRVKEQQ